In one Vulgatibacter incomptus genomic region, the following are encoded:
- a CDS encoding ATP-binding protein, which yields MSEHDDFQKMSGPLRMLMEEIHGKLERQGLEAPPSERQGACGRCGGRGYVVAREGAVAVASLCGCDRRCRLCNGKGLTLQTVDGYQFARACECQTLPQRVAAFNAAQLPSRFAEKTFDDFYVHGDDPRELVTAKREMMHFADTARPGHSRLGKGLLGKPGTGKTHLLSAALARMTLGRGISCRYIEISFLFADLKAAISDPRARATVDKIDALAEVDVLAIDELGKGRGSVFEEEVLDELIGRRYNSGKLTLFATNYAREAPDRPVSRDAKPELSSLSLRGRVGERVFSRLHEMVEFLDLPVATRDRRLPPTFG from the coding sequence ATGAGCGAGCACGACGACTTCCAGAAGATGAGCGGCCCCCTGCGGATGCTGATGGAGGAGATCCACGGCAAGCTGGAGCGGCAGGGACTCGAGGCCCCTCCGTCTGAGCGCCAGGGGGCTTGCGGCCGGTGCGGCGGCAGGGGCTACGTGGTGGCCCGGGAGGGCGCGGTCGCCGTCGCCAGCCTCTGCGGCTGCGATCGCCGATGCCGGCTCTGCAACGGCAAGGGCCTCACGCTCCAGACGGTGGACGGCTACCAGTTCGCACGGGCGTGCGAGTGCCAGACCCTCCCCCAGCGGGTCGCGGCCTTCAACGCGGCCCAGCTCCCCTCCCGCTTCGCGGAGAAGACCTTCGACGACTTCTACGTCCACGGGGACGATCCGCGGGAGCTGGTGACGGCCAAGCGGGAGATGATGCACTTCGCCGACACGGCACGCCCGGGCCACTCCCGCCTCGGGAAGGGCCTCCTCGGCAAGCCGGGCACCGGCAAGACGCACCTCCTCTCCGCTGCACTCGCCCGGATGACCCTGGGCCGCGGGATCTCGTGCCGCTACATCGAGATCTCCTTCCTCTTCGCGGACCTCAAGGCGGCGATCTCCGATCCCCGCGCCCGGGCGACCGTCGACAAAATCGACGCGCTCGCGGAGGTGGACGTCCTCGCCATCGACGAGCTGGGCAAGGGGCGAGGCAGCGTCTTCGAGGAGGAGGTCCTCGATGAGCTCATCGGCCGCCGCTACAACAGCGGCAAGCTCACCCTCTTCGCCACCAACTACGCCCGCGAAGCGCCCGACCGCCCGGTCTCGCGGGACGCCAAGCCCGAGCTCTCCAGCCTCTCGCTGCGCGGCCGGGTCGGGGAGCGGGTCTTCTCGCGTCTCCACGAGATGGTGGAGTTCCTCGACCTTCCCGTGGCGACCCGCGACCGGCGCCTCCCGCCGACGTTCGGCTGA
- a CDS encoding aspartate kinase — protein sequence MNIVVQKYGGSSVADVEKIGRVADRVARTREAGKRVVVVVSAMGDTTDELLSLAKQVCENPARRELDMLLTAGERISMALLSMALNARGVPAVSFTGSQSGIITTDTHSNARIVEVRPFRVQEELDRGKVVIVAGYQGVSLSKEVTTLGRGGSDTTAVALAAALGAEACEIYSDVEGVYTADPRLVRDARRLAELSYEEMQELAEAGAKVLHAQAVEFAKEKGIAIHARSTFGGSGETKVQPLKGNEGLRIAGVTSEKGLALLCASPGSGAALAELLEHLDGRSSFGKQLLFDREPAGSASLVLSRENLHDFDAVVAELSARFGGGVRIRPGLGAVSAIGAGINASFANVRKVQAVLASMEAEPLQLSTSSFRISVLLEEHHVDEAVRRLHAELVP from the coding sequence ATGAACATCGTGGTGCAGAAGTACGGCGGCTCTTCCGTCGCCGACGTCGAGAAGATCGGGCGGGTCGCCGACCGGGTGGCGCGGACCCGGGAGGCGGGGAAGCGGGTGGTGGTCGTGGTCTCGGCCATGGGCGACACCACCGACGAGCTGCTCTCCCTGGCGAAGCAGGTCTGCGAGAACCCGGCCCGGCGAGAGCTCGACATGCTGCTCACCGCCGGCGAGCGGATCTCGATGGCGCTCCTCTCGATGGCGCTGAACGCCCGGGGCGTGCCGGCCGTGAGCTTCACCGGCTCCCAGTCGGGGATCATCACCACCGACACGCACTCCAACGCCCGGATCGTGGAGGTCCGGCCGTTCCGGGTTCAGGAGGAGCTCGATCGCGGCAAGGTCGTGATCGTCGCGGGTTACCAGGGCGTGAGCCTGAGCAAGGAGGTGACCACGCTCGGTCGCGGCGGCTCGGACACCACCGCGGTGGCCCTGGCCGCCGCCCTCGGCGCCGAGGCCTGCGAGATCTACAGTGACGTGGAGGGGGTCTACACCGCCGATCCGCGGCTGGTCCGGGACGCGCGCCGCCTGGCGGAGCTCTCCTACGAGGAGATGCAGGAGCTCGCCGAGGCGGGCGCCAAGGTGCTCCACGCCCAGGCGGTGGAGTTCGCCAAGGAGAAGGGGATCGCGATCCACGCGCGCTCGACCTTCGGCGGGAGCGGCGAGACGAAGGTGCAGCCCCTGAAGGGGAACGAGGGGCTGCGAATCGCAGGCGTGACCAGTGAGAAGGGCCTGGCGCTCCTCTGCGCGAGCCCCGGGAGCGGGGCGGCTCTGGCCGAGCTCCTCGAGCACCTGGACGGGCGCTCGTCCTTCGGCAAGCAGCTCCTCTTCGATCGGGAACCCGCCGGGAGCGCCTCCCTGGTGCTCTCGCGGGAGAACCTCCACGACTTCGACGCGGTGGTGGCCGAGCTCTCCGCCCGCTTCGGTGGCGGAGTGCGGATTCGCCCGGGCCTCGGCGCCGTCTCTGCCATCGGCGCCGGGATCAACGCGAGCTTCGCCAACGTGCGCAAGGTGCAGGCCGTGCTCGCCTCCATGGAGGCGGAGCCGCTCCAGCTCTCCACGTCGAGCTTCCGGATCAGCGTCCTCCTCGAGGAGCACCACGTCGACGAGGCCGTTCGGCGGCTCCACGCCGAGCTCGTGCCCTAG
- a CDS encoding ABC transporter ATP-binding protein encodes MIEVSNLTKRYRDLTAIEDLSFHVPKGEILGFLGPNGAGKSTTMRILTGFQPATSGTARVAGFDVFEQPLEVKRRIGYLPEIPPVYPDMSIKAYLRFVAELKGVPRKVRKDEVDRVANAARVAHVMDRLIANVSKGYRQRVGIAQALLGSPDVLILDEPTVGLDPSQILEVRDLVRSLAGQHTVILSTHILQEVTATCDTVLIIARGKLVAHENLRALQEKHPGRSLDEIFLQLTSDTRGASPEPRQPMEHEAA; translated from the coding sequence ATGATCGAAGTCTCGAACCTCACCAAGCGATACCGCGATCTGACCGCCATCGAGGACCTCTCCTTCCACGTCCCGAAGGGTGAGATCCTCGGCTTCCTCGGCCCCAACGGCGCCGGGAAGAGCACCACCATGCGGATCCTCACCGGCTTCCAGCCGGCGACCAGCGGCACCGCCAGGGTGGCGGGCTTCGACGTCTTCGAACAGCCCCTGGAGGTCAAGCGGCGGATCGGCTACCTGCCGGAGATCCCGCCGGTCTACCCCGACATGTCGATCAAGGCGTACCTGCGCTTCGTCGCCGAGCTCAAGGGCGTGCCGCGCAAGGTCCGCAAGGACGAGGTCGACCGGGTGGCGAACGCGGCGCGGGTGGCCCACGTGATGGACCGGCTCATCGCCAACGTCTCCAAGGGCTACCGCCAGCGCGTGGGGATCGCCCAGGCCCTCCTCGGATCGCCCGACGTCCTCATCCTCGACGAGCCGACGGTGGGCCTCGATCCCTCCCAGATCCTCGAGGTCCGCGACCTGGTGCGCAGCCTCGCGGGGCAGCACACGGTGATCCTCTCGACCCACATCCTGCAGGAGGTCACCGCCACCTGCGACACCGTGCTGATCATCGCCCGCGGCAAGCTGGTGGCCCATGAGAACCTCCGGGCGCTGCAGGAGAAGCACCCGGGCCGGAGCCTGGACGAGATCTTCCTCCAGCTCACCTCGGACACCCGCGGCGCCTCCCCGGAACCCCGGCAGCCCATGGAGCACGAGGCCGCCTGA
- a CDS encoding ABC transporter permease produces the protein MRNAIAIAKKELYLYFTTPIAYVAFFATSFIGAWFFLSLTSAFQRQSMQFMQFQAQQMLERMNLTDMVAAPLLVNMGLILTFVIPFLSMRLFSEERRQKTMELLMTAPVRSAEIVGGKFLASLVVLAVVIAIVAAFPALLSVFGSSSSGSAVEWQTIGAGLTGLFLCGAAFLAIGLFVSSLTDSQVVAALITFFVLLLSWMVSWKASEAEGAWREVILHASSVTHLVSFARGIVDLKDVVYFLSVIVLGLFLTHRAVESRRWS, from the coding sequence ATGCGAAACGCGATCGCCATCGCAAAGAAAGAGCTCTACCTCTACTTCACGACCCCCATCGCCTACGTGGCGTTCTTCGCCACCTCTTTCATCGGCGCGTGGTTCTTCCTCTCTCTGACCAGCGCGTTCCAGCGCCAGTCGATGCAGTTCATGCAGTTCCAGGCGCAGCAGATGCTGGAGCGGATGAACCTCACCGACATGGTGGCGGCCCCGCTGCTGGTGAACATGGGGCTGATCCTCACCTTCGTGATCCCCTTCCTCTCGATGCGCCTCTTCTCGGAGGAGCGTCGCCAGAAGACGATGGAGCTCTTGATGACCGCTCCCGTCCGCTCGGCGGAGATCGTCGGCGGCAAGTTCCTCGCATCGCTGGTCGTGCTCGCGGTCGTCATCGCGATCGTCGCCGCCTTCCCCGCCCTGCTCTCGGTCTTCGGCTCGTCGTCGAGCGGCAGCGCCGTCGAGTGGCAGACCATCGGGGCCGGCCTCACGGGCCTCTTCCTCTGCGGCGCCGCCTTCCTCGCCATCGGCCTCTTCGTCTCCTCCCTCACCGACTCCCAGGTGGTCGCCGCGCTGATCACCTTCTTCGTCCTGCTGCTCTCGTGGATGGTGAGCTGGAAGGCCTCCGAGGCCGAGGGCGCGTGGCGTGAGGTGATCCTCCACGCCTCGTCCGTAACCCACCTCGTCTCGTTCGCGAGAGGGATCGTCGACCTCAAGGACGTCGTCTACTTCCTCTCGGTGATCGTCCTCGGGCTCTTCCTCACCCACCGCGCCGTCGAGTCGCGGCGGTGGTCCTAG
- a CDS encoding GldG family protein, which translates to MNLKSLSRVALAFGISLLVSSLAILLLVPGSERVAVVQVVAGVVLTAIYFAANKGALGRTFGGRATWFYGLSALTALLLVGGLAAGNYIAARKQVSWDLTKGGIYTLADDTVKTLRDLKEEVKVTAFYGSADPALPPVKEILERYQKQSEKLVVEYVDPEKNPQIAAAKSITAEGPRILFAHGATEARAAEPSEEALTNALLKVLRTSEQRLYFTTGHGEGDIKLDTERGFSRIAGKLENEGLKTATVNLLSGAIPEDAAGLAILSPKRPFLEPEVKAVRRWLKDGGRLFVALEPGADDPALQQLLDEWGFLFEDSMIVDPLSKMMGGGDAIPVVQVYAEHEITKGFGLMSVFPSVRPVIARGDADPRPTILALTNPTAWGETEWRSGAARFDESKRKGALGLMAVLAKKDGDNETRIVAAGDSDFASNQYEAVAGNADLFLNSMNWLASQEARITIRPKQRDASRLFLTDGDARFLNFFSISAMPMLILAAGLSVWLVRRSK; encoded by the coding sequence ATGAACCTCAAGTCCCTCTCCCGCGTCGCTCTCGCCTTCGGCATCTCCCTCCTCGTCTCCTCGTTGGCGATCCTGCTACTGGTCCCCGGGAGCGAGCGGGTCGCGGTCGTCCAGGTCGTCGCCGGCGTCGTGCTCACCGCGATCTACTTCGCCGCCAACAAGGGCGCCCTCGGGCGCACCTTCGGCGGCCGCGCCACCTGGTTCTACGGCCTCTCCGCGCTGACCGCGCTCCTGCTCGTGGGCGGCCTCGCCGCGGGCAACTACATCGCCGCCCGCAAGCAGGTGAGCTGGGATCTCACCAAGGGTGGGATCTACACGCTGGCCGACGACACCGTGAAGACCCTCCGCGACCTGAAGGAGGAGGTGAAGGTCACCGCCTTCTACGGCTCCGCGGATCCGGCCCTTCCCCCGGTGAAGGAGATCCTCGAGCGCTACCAGAAGCAGAGCGAGAAGCTGGTGGTGGAATACGTCGATCCGGAGAAGAACCCCCAGATCGCCGCCGCGAAGTCGATCACCGCCGAGGGTCCCCGGATCCTCTTCGCCCACGGCGCCACCGAGGCGCGGGCGGCGGAGCCCTCCGAGGAGGCGCTCACCAACGCCCTCCTCAAGGTGCTGCGCACCTCCGAGCAGCGGCTCTACTTCACGACCGGCCACGGCGAAGGCGACATCAAGCTCGACACCGAGCGCGGCTTCTCGCGGATCGCCGGCAAGCTCGAGAACGAAGGCCTCAAGACCGCCACCGTGAACCTCCTCAGCGGCGCGATCCCCGAAGATGCCGCTGGCCTCGCGATCCTCTCGCCGAAGCGGCCCTTCCTCGAGCCCGAGGTGAAGGCGGTGCGCAGGTGGCTGAAGGACGGCGGCCGCCTCTTCGTGGCCCTCGAGCCGGGCGCCGACGATCCCGCCCTCCAGCAGCTCCTCGACGAGTGGGGTTTCCTCTTCGAGGACTCGATGATCGTCGATCCGCTCTCCAAGATGATGGGCGGCGGGGACGCCATCCCCGTGGTGCAGGTCTACGCCGAGCACGAGATCACCAAGGGCTTCGGCCTCATGTCGGTCTTCCCCTCGGTGCGACCGGTGATCGCCCGGGGCGACGCCGACCCCAGGCCCACCATCCTCGCCCTCACCAACCCCACCGCGTGGGGCGAGACCGAGTGGCGAAGCGGCGCGGCCCGCTTCGACGAGAGCAAGCGCAAGGGCGCCCTTGGCCTCATGGCCGTGCTCGCCAAGAAGGACGGCGACAACGAGACCCGCATCGTGGCGGCCGGCGACTCCGACTTCGCCAGCAACCAGTACGAGGCGGTCGCCGGCAACGCCGACCTCTTCCTCAACTCGATGAACTGGCTGGCCTCCCAGGAGGCGCGGATCACCATCCGGCCCAAGCAGCGAGACGCCTCGCGGCTCTTCCTCACCGACGGCGACGCGCGCTTCCTCAACTTCTTCTCGATCAGCGCGATGCCGATGCTCATCCTCGCCGCCGGTCTGTCGGTCTGGCTGGTCCGCCGGTCGAAGTAG
- a CDS encoding DUF4340 domain-containing protein, giving the protein MAMSQNRKQLATLGGALVIAAGLGAWAWLGVFEKEKADDARKEEEARLFTLDVNSVTSLTVAAKGEVTELARTGDDWRIVKPLEAPADHAAIESLLDRLSTAKRKKLLVESDGKPEMFGLDAPGVRVSATTTAGEKAELAFGTQNTFDRTWFVSARPGEIASADAGLKSAFEKGTFELRDKRVVVFGDDGLEGLTSSGATSWSLVRSGEGWQIAGPAPEAAGEEMVGKILRTLHDLRAMAFPTGDAEAYGLASPGLTLELRRKDQPPLTLRFGTVGDKRYVRQGDGPVAEITAAAVESLTRRSEELRAPPPPAESAAAEAAGAAPAEPAD; this is encoded by the coding sequence ATGGCGATGTCGCAGAACCGCAAGCAGCTCGCCACCCTGGGCGGCGCCCTCGTGATCGCCGCCGGCCTCGGCGCCTGGGCCTGGCTCGGCGTCTTCGAAAAGGAGAAGGCCGACGACGCCCGCAAGGAAGAGGAGGCACGGCTCTTCACGCTCGACGTCAACTCCGTGACCTCGCTCACCGTGGCCGCCAAGGGCGAGGTCACCGAGCTCGCCCGCACCGGCGACGATTGGCGGATCGTGAAGCCCCTCGAGGCTCCTGCCGATCACGCTGCGATCGAGTCCCTCCTCGATCGGCTCTCGACCGCCAAGCGCAAGAAGCTGCTCGTCGAGAGCGACGGCAAGCCGGAGATGTTCGGCCTCGACGCACCCGGCGTCCGGGTGTCGGCGACCACCACCGCGGGTGAGAAGGCCGAGCTCGCCTTCGGCACCCAGAACACCTTCGATCGCACGTGGTTCGTGAGCGCCCGTCCCGGCGAGATCGCGTCCGCCGACGCGGGTCTCAAGTCCGCCTTCGAGAAGGGTACCTTCGAGCTGCGCGACAAGCGGGTGGTGGTCTTCGGCGACGACGGTCTCGAGGGCCTCACGTCCTCGGGAGCGACGAGCTGGAGCCTCGTCCGCTCGGGCGAGGGATGGCAGATCGCCGGCCCTGCCCCCGAGGCGGCCGGAGAGGAGATGGTGGGAAAGATCCTCCGCACCCTCCACGACCTGCGCGCCATGGCCTTCCCCACCGGCGACGCCGAGGCCTATGGCCTGGCGAGCCCCGGGCTCACCCTCGAGCTGCGGCGGAAGGATCAGCCGCCCCTGACCCTCCGCTTCGGCACTGTCGGCGACAAGCGCTACGTGCGCCAGGGAGACGGCCCGGTGGCCGAGATCACCGCCGCCGCCGTGGAGTCCCTCACCCGGAGGTCCGAAGAGCTCCGCGCGCCGCCGCCCCCGGCGGAGTCCGCCGCCGCCGAAGCGGCAGGCGCCGCGCCCGCGGAACCTGCGGATTAG
- a CDS encoding PQQ-binding-like beta-propeller repeat protein — protein MAIRAVETASGRILWEKELEDRVQEVLGSGFVSTRVLVGRAGKDLRTAVTVSLRYGTLGRPWTPVHAVFALGLADGAERWVSSGEGVVSQLLVDASGWTFVGAMHEAQDRAAGGNLRAIDPEGTTRWGESVPVLVFSYYTDLAAGPVGLGGDVVIALDGTARDWRTGARRYSAPFQGNDDLELSSVTGFVAHHMCPFGGGCAERTDLTAFDPDTGAVRWIWQIKGGGSRFNRAVPVDGLDAARVIVHARRVDGGEEEAVCAVGGDGVLLWQRRLRGLEARSNGGMVDDLDPWIVRRVYRSDGTYSIEAYRSE, from the coding sequence TTGGCCATCCGGGCCGTGGAAACCGCCAGCGGCCGGATCCTTTGGGAGAAGGAGCTGGAGGATCGCGTCCAGGAGGTCCTGGGCAGCGGGTTTGTCTCGACCCGGGTCCTGGTGGGGAGAGCCGGGAAGGATCTCCGCACGGCCGTGACCGTCAGCCTGCGGTACGGCACGCTCGGCCGACCGTGGACTCCGGTCCACGCGGTGTTCGCGCTCGGTCTGGCCGACGGCGCGGAGCGCTGGGTGTCGTCCGGAGAAGGCGTCGTGTCACAGCTCCTGGTCGATGCCTCTGGATGGACCTTCGTCGGCGCGATGCATGAAGCGCAAGACCGAGCCGCGGGCGGCAATCTGCGCGCGATCGATCCAGAAGGGACGACGAGGTGGGGCGAGAGCGTCCCGGTACTCGTATTCTCGTACTATACCGATCTTGCCGCGGGCCCGGTCGGGTTGGGAGGCGACGTCGTGATCGCGCTCGACGGCACCGCGCGCGACTGGCGAACGGGCGCCCGCCGCTACTCTGCGCCATTCCAGGGCAATGACGACCTCGAGCTTTCGAGCGTCACGGGGTTCGTCGCCCACCACATGTGCCCATTCGGCGGAGGTTGCGCCGAGCGCACCGACCTTACGGCCTTCGACCCGGATACGGGAGCGGTCCGATGGATCTGGCAGATTAAGGGAGGCGGTTCCCGTTTCAACCGCGCCGTACCCGTCGACGGCCTCGACGCGGCCCGTGTGATCGTCCACGCCCGCCGAGTGGACGGCGGCGAGGAAGAGGCGGTCTGCGCGGTCGGCGGAGACGGCGTCCTCCTATGGCAGCGACGCCTGCGTGGGCTGGAGGCTCGGTCCAACGGCGGCATGGTGGATGACCTGGATCCGTGGATCGTCCGGCGCGTCTATCGCAGCGACGGGACTTATTCGATCGAGGCCTACAGAAGCGAATGA